TATGTTTATCACTTATGGAGGAAATATATTCAGTATTTCTGTTATATTCAGCCACATCAAGTATAGAGGTGGTATTTGGCATTCAAGCTCATGTTATGTTTTCACTTCCCCATTAAATGCCCACTCTAACTTTTTACCTCCTGCTTtgaatgtatatatttgtttttctgtatttattgttcatgttatattaatgtttatttgtttatgtatgcacctttcaccaagtcaaattccacataagtgtactcattgtggcaataaacccttttctgaaTTCTGAAAACCTTTTTCTGATTCAGATTTCAGATTTTTGTCTCTGTTGTTTCTGCCTCTGATAGCAACAACCTGTAGAGTACAGTGAGCGTAACATCAGGCCTGTGCTGGAGGGAGTGGGTCTGTGATGGATAGGTTGAAGCTGTCCCGTATAGATGAGGAGCTGGTGTCATCTGAGGTGGCAGCGCTCTGCTTCTTGTGTCGTGATGTCATCAATAGGAAACGCCTGGAGGGGGTGAGCACCCCATACCTAGTACTGTTGTCTTACTTGTCGTACTTGTCTTAACCACATGACTGAGGAAAAATGTCTCATTGAACTTGTTTCCTTTCAAGGTTTGTCCTCTCAAAGgttggtttgtgtgtttgtggctgtTCTCATACAGATCGTGGATGCAAAAGGCCTGTTCTTGAGACTAGAAGAAAAAGGACTGATGGAGAACGATTTCTTCCTGAGTCAGCTGCTCCAAACTATCTGTCGAGCAGATCTCCTCAACCTCCTGGAGACAGACAGCAGGCGACCAGAAGAAACCGACGCGAATCCCATGCTGTCAGATTACAGGTACATGTAAAGGCagaaatacatttactgtaactgGAAGAAATAACAGTACGCCAGGATTTCAGTTCAGCTTTATTCCCAACGTTGTATTCTTTTGTCTTCTGTTTCTttgtctgtccctctcctctttctcttttctcctcttctgcTCTTTCTGTCAGGGTGATGCTGTACCAATTATACGAGGACACGACAGAAGAAAATCTTGACAAGATGAAGTTTCTGTTGTCCAACAAACTGGGCAAAGCAAAAATTGAGGCATGCAATGTGAGAGAACACACCCACAGTTACATAAGAAATAATGACATGGATACCTCTCCTGTTTATTTGTTATGAGTAAAAAGTCTAATAATGCAACATTTGGCCCTAAACGTATAGTAAATAGTTAAACTCTCTTTTTCTGTGAACAGCTGCAACCAAAATTCATAACTAAcacaatgtatacattttttcaatgcaatgttaaatgttgcatttacctgtgtgtacatgtgtcctCCAACATGTTACAATGTGAATGTATCTGCTTAGGTTAGTGTTGGTAAATATTCAGTGTTAGTTCAGTAAGTTCCATCACGGGTTAACTTATTGCAATTACGCTGAATgatataaacataaaaatatacacacagcaACAACCCAATTATGGCGCAGGAAGTGATTTCTAGATTTGAAATTCAGCTGCAAAGCCTCGACACTAACAAGAcacaaacacgttttttttctgttaattaCAGACGGCACTGgatgtgttttctgaaatggAAATGGCTGGTTTACTGTCAGATACAAATCTGCATGAGCTGCATACAGTGCTGCTGGAGTTCAATCAACAACTGGCATCGACTATACAGCGCTACAGGGAATGTATGATatgcacttacacacacacacaagcacatgcacatttaaatgTTGTATTACTATGAAACTCGTGGAATTATTGTATTCTTTTTAGCAACCCGGCTGCCTCAAATTCCTCATGGCAGCATGGATTACCAGGTGGGTttattaatgtgtgtatatgtaaagTTAATCCTATAATGAGCCAGTTTACTGAGGAGCCGGACTCTGTTTTTCTTCCCACAGAGCTTCAGCACCTTTCAGCCAACACAACCCAGCGGTAAGTCTGCTTTAACTCACCAACTTTACCATTCATTTGAGCACACAGCCATTGAATAATTATCTCCAAtgacagactgatctcatgaagtggcgtatgcatgacacgccaatttgtaTGCCAGTATtgccgtgttatcaagacgcatactgcATTTTTCagcatgtttatcaacgccgtttggcctccattgacttacattaccttgcgattgcgtgtgtaTTTACgccgtagtgagtagtatgaaagggcgaaaatccgcgtagggagattggtcggggtggaggatgggtcaaacacaggactttcacccaggagggcGGCGATCGCGCcccgcgtgtgatgtttcctttgcacgttttttgttttcctaaaccccacccgtttgttcttttcctaaaccgtagcctcgcgataacacgtggCCTgaaaagtggcgtgtatgtttacgctgtgacgatGCAGACTGTCATCCACTGGATACAGCCAGACATAGACATAGACAtgcacgcggatagctcaaaatgcatacagataacacaccacttggctttaggaaagtgccgtgtatgtttacgcaaagtcataaTATCACGTTGCCAATGACTAGCCTTCCACCTCCCTCACTGCTATAGATGTTCACTCTCATGCTATCATTTGTATTATACCCATAGACGGGGATGTAAGTTTTCGCTGTTTTTGTTCTTCAGATGCAGGAGCATCCGATGCATCCGTTGTTTTCTCCAATGCAGAACCAAAGACCTCCCCTCTTTCTGATCACGTAaccattcacacaaacacaaattccTCTCATTCATTTTGTCAGAGCATTATTGTTTATGATTTGTCTATGTGGATGTGCTTGTGCCCTTTAGACAGAATACTACGCCCTGATTCATAGCCCACGTGGTTTGTGTGTGGTCATCAATAATGAGTACTTCCTGGGAACAGAACTGAAAAATCGAGGAGGGACTCAGGAGGATGCAAGTGTGTATCCTTGTATTTGAACAACCATGTGATTTGTTTATGTACTGTTTATCTATTAAGTTACCTAGCAACATTCAGGGTTGAGGATGCTCAGAGTTTATACTTATTACACATGATATgatgatataaaataaaaacaatctatCGGTATGCTTTAATTTGACACAGAGGCTCTGCGCACAGTGTTCACCCGCCTTGGCTTTAATGTGGTGGTACACGACAACCTGACTGCCAACGAGATGCTTCTTTTACTGAAAGAGCTGGGCTCAAGGAATTTTTTGGATGATGATGCCTTGGTGAGCAGTGTTACACACCTTCAGAGCTGTAATATCTGTGACTACTGCATATGCTTTATGTTTTGctctttaaaggaacagtttgacattttggacaaAGATCAAATTTGCGGGCTTAAAGGAAAGTTTGGAtgttttgaagtggggttgtatgaggttcTTATCCATAGCCATGTACAGCAAaacaccccccacccctaataGTCCTTTCAAACTATTTCAAACATTAACTGTGACTGCTTGCATACACAAATCATCATGTGTCAGAGGGAATCATATCTAAAAATCCAAGTTAAATTGAGATGTAAcacaataaaaagaagaagaaaaaaacatgtctgcCTCTGATCTTAGGTGGTTTGCGTGCTGTCCCATGGAGAAAAGGGATGCGTCTATGGGACTGATGAGAAGCCGGTTTCTTTGCGAGAACTGTCCCAGCCCTTCACTAGCGGGAGAGCTCCCACCTTGGCAGGAAAGCCCAAACTGTTCTTCATCCAAGCGTGTCAGGGAAGCAACTACCAGAGAGGATCCCTGCCGTGTCCTCCGAAGCCAAGACAGGAGGAGGGGGACAGACAGAGCCACCTGGAGGAAGACGCAGGTCGCGTGGACGGTGAGACAGTGCCTTGGGATGCTGACTTTCTGCTGGGCATGGCCACCGTGCAAGAGTGCAAGTCGTTTCGAAACACTGCCAAAGGCTCCATCTACATCCAGGAGCTGTGCAGGCAGCTGATGTGGTCAGCAGAAAGGTGAGAGATGCCTCGATCCAGAGTTTAAGATGATGCTTGTTGAGCTTTTTTTATCCACTAGCTACAGTTAAGGCAAAGATTTGGCCAactaaggctacatctacactccTACGTTTTcgataaaaaacaaatatcttttgctacgtttacgcctcACGTCCACACTACTCTGGTGTTTCCCACCCCCTGAattggagacatttggaaacactgctgcccccgcTTTGGTTTCAAAACtctggggttgctttgtagtctgggtgggcacaaacggagacctttggaaacgacgatgcacgtcagtcagtcttatcagctaggtaggcttacatactgtacctttcagtaacagttccaccttgtTGTTGGTCTCTAAGCAATTAAATCCCTGGTCTTActtttcgccattgttgttctcTGTCCAAAGTATTTTTTActtacatccatgattttcaactgCAGAGTAACTTCAGACAATCTGATCCTGTTTACATCAGCACGCACATGTCCAGTGTATGCAAATGTTCATGTGATATGCATTGTCAGACGTGTAAATATGAATGGCGATTCATTCTGCTAcaggagctaaaactcttgtgtggacagAAATGGGTTTTGTCTCAAAAAACGCAGCTTAAAAATGATAACGTCGTGTGTGGATGTAGGCTAGGTCAGTCTTTAAAACCAGGCTTAACCACAGCACTTACTGACTGTCGTACTACACAGATGGGATGGGTGACACCTTTCAGTTTGAAAGTATAGTATTCCCAAACTATTATAAATAAGTCCTAATATAAAGTTAAAAAGTAGGACTTAAGATTCAGGGAGagtgatgtgtgtatgtatgtatatgtcgAGAGTCAAGACTATGTGACGCGTACATCAGCTGTGTTTACAGTAGGCCTAACTGTCTGACATGATCCAAAACCTCTTAGAACcccattataaaaaaaaaaatgtattgtgcaAATCTAACCTTATTCCAGAAAAAAGGAACAAATTCCTGTTGTCCCAGTTTAGGGACTATAATTCTGTCGCTTTTTCTGTAGGTCTGCTTTTGGACaaggtttttcaaatgtatgtgCAGTGCTGTtgatattatactgtatgttagaGAGCATGATGTTGTATTAAAATATACCCACAATTTAAACAAGGATTATCATTTGTCATGCGTTTCCTCTGTCTTCTGTGCAGGTCGGAGATGGATGATATGCTCACTGTGCTGACACGTGTGAACAGGGAGGTCAGCAAAGGAGAATATTTAAACTACAAACAAATGCCAGAGCCCAAGTACACCCTCACCAAGAAGCTCGTCCTCAAATTTGTGTGAGCCGACCGGGACCAAGTGAAACACTGAAAATGTGCCAAATTGACATAGAGTCACATAGACCCGACTGGTTTATTGTGTGTAtgactgttgtttgtttgtttgtgtgtgtgtgtgtgtgtgtgtgtgtgtgtgtgtgttttttaatccGACTTCATGGTACAGCTTGATAGATGAATTTGAATGTCTCTGTCTGGAGAGTCTGATGACTCTTCATCTTGCAAAAGCATCATGTTATATAAAATGTAACAGAATCACTCCCATGCGATTTaggaaaaataaacaatcagACGTCATTTGGAAAGTTTCTTTGTGTCACAGTATTACAGATCACAGAGAAGCAGTTGCACAAAACCTCCCTCAATCTTTTTACACAATGAAGTCAATATGCAGTGCACATAGTACTCAACATTTGAGTGTACTACAATAGTTTCATTACAGGGAAAACTAACATAAGTCTTCCcttaaaatacaaattatttaTGTTGGTATTGGTGGTTGTATGGAGTTAGAAGtatttaaaatcaaaaacaataaaggTAGCtataccaaaatgtaaaaatgctcTGTTACAGGTAGAAGTCCTTTAATCAAATACATCTATCCATTATCTACTCCTTTGCAGCATCacaatttaattaaaataaaggtATAAGAGTAAAATGATCGCTGAGTTGATATGTAAAATTGACATGTACATTGGTTTAATGTTGAAGCTTGTCCATGTAACTATAATAGTGTTGGACTCATCTATGAATGCAACACATTTATTGCTGCTGTCAGATGAAGGCAGGAGAATAAAAACGACCTTTTAACtctaaaatggagaaaaaatatATGATTGCACTAAATGGAAATTCTCAGTCAAGCATGTGCAAGTACAGTATTTTTGTTAATGTACTTTAGTATATTGTAATGCACCTTTATTCAGTAACATGAAAAGGGCCTGTTGAAAATAAGTTTGCTAAAGCCGTCAGGCACacgccctgtgtgtgtgtgtgtgtgtgtgtgtgtgtgtgtgtgtgtgtgtgtgtgtgtgtgtgtgtgtgtgtgtgtgtgtgtgtgtgtgtgtgtgtgtgtgtgtgtgtgtgtgtgtgtgtgtgtgtgtgtgtgtgtgtgtgtgtgtgtcagattcCTCTGGACTCCACCCTGCTCTTCACTGTTCCGGGAAATGTTCttcactactgctgctgctcaacATACAGGACAGACCTGAGAGAACAGACGGGCAGGCCGCCGAACAACTTCATATTAACCACAAACCTAACTGAATCTCTTCAGTAGGCTACTTTGGAGTTTTTTGGAAACAAAGAGGACTTTCCGACACCGGAAAGACTTCCAGTTTTCCCATTTTACCGCTGAGAAATATTAGGTTACGACCAGACTGTTTCTTTCGTTGACATCTCATAGTTGGTAAGAGGAGCTcattttaagatgttttcatAGCGGGTTAATGGTCCcgaaatacattttacattgaaTTGAACCTGTTGCTAGTGGTGTAACCTTGTATTTTCTGTTAGCTAATTCATGGCAGTGTAGCTGCAGGCTAACGCCACTCACCTGAAAATACTTTTTGTGAGCCGGGGTTTATTTCTTAGTAAACAGGGTGCAGTGGGTGTAGTCAGCCTTGTGTTTGAAACAGCTCACGTGTTCAGTCAAGTTCCGAAGTTAAAGTTTAATGTAGTCATAGTTAATCTGATACCTATGCTACAGAGCTGTCTTTGGTCCGAATCTGAAATGGGGAACTGATGGTGCATATTTTCTGTCTGCAAACGTGGTTACGTTTACACACTGGGTTGTTTGTTTACTGCATTGCTCTCCGCTGCAACACCATGCTACAGTGCATTTCAACCCAGGAATAGTTTTTTGTACAGGGCAGACATTTTAACTGTCATACTAGAAAAATCCCAGGTGTAACCACCAACATTAAAGATGGCTTCATTCAGTCCCACTGAGCCAACATGCATAGGACCAGGGCCCCAGACAGACCTGAAAGGGAATGTAGCCATAACTAATACTGATTTTATATTAACTAATTAATTCCACCTGTTTCCCATTTGGTGTGATAACTTTGTTGTGCATTGATGGGCATATTCCtcttgattcattcattcagttgtCCGTCACCATACTGCCCATAGACGCAAACACTGCTGACGTAGCTGAACTCCAGTAATGGACGTGTGGTAGTGCGGCGGGGGGGGGTGAaccttattttgttttttaaaacaacGATTTTAacgattatttaattattaattaattggcCAAatgttttctcgattaatcataTGATCATTAGGTCTATAATCATCAGATTACCGACCAACgaccaaaagaaaaaatacaatatcATCCCCCTCCCCCACCCTAATATTTTTTGTAACAGGAAGAAACACAATGCAAGATTACGTGATTTGAAAGGGTGAAAAGTCATGATGACAAAGGCCAAATGCAGGAAGTTGTTTTAGTAACAGTAGTTGATCCTCACCAATATaagctaagtgtgtgtgtgtgtgtgtgtgtgtgtatgtgtatgtgtgtgtatatatatatatatatatatatatatatatatatatatatatatatacacactttttaacatgttcaaaataaacttaaCTAACAGTTAAATCAAAACCTTAGACAGTCTcaacaaaaagcaaaaatgaaaatctttgtcAAACCGGTTCACACTGTCATTGTTTTGGGTATTACATGATTATGATGTCCGTCCAAATGACAGGCTTTCATGTTAACTTTTCTAGAGAAGAGTTAACACCCTCCCATTCAAACACCTTTAGCCCTCTTATCTGCTAACTGTGTCTCAATGACCAAACCAGTGACCAGTTCTGTGGTGCGTTCTGTAAATGCAGATACTCTGAAGCACTTTTTCCATTtagtgttttctgttctgttgCTTGGTGCTCTGGATGTGATGTAATGGCAGCATGAGGTGGAGCCAGCTCTTGAATTCCTTTACTGTGCGTATTCCCCTAAAATGCCCCAGTGAATAAATGCGTGATTGAAAAGGAACCTACTTACAGTCTTTTCATTATGGTGGCTTAGTGTTTATATTGTAACGAGTCAGAAATC
This is a stretch of genomic DNA from Sander vitreus isolate 19-12246 chromosome 12, sanVit1, whole genome shotgun sequence. It encodes these proteins:
- the casp8 gene encoding caspase-8, which produces MDRLKLSRIDEELVSSEVAALCFLCRDVINRKRLEGIVDAKGLFLRLEEKGLMENDFFLSQLLQTICRADLLNLLETDSRRPEETDANPMLSDYRVMLYQLYEDTTEENLDKMKFLLSNKLGKAKIEACNTALDVFSEMEMAGLLSDTNLHELHTVLLEFNQQLASTIQRYRESTRLPQIPHGSMDYQSFSTFQPTQPSDAGASDASVVFSNAEPKTSPLSDHTEYYALIHSPRGLCVVINNEYFLGTELKNRGGTQEDAKALRTVFTRLGFNVVVHDNLTANEMLLLLKELGSRNFLDDDALVVCVLSHGEKGCVYGTDEKPVSLRELSQPFTSGRAPTLAGKPKLFFIQACQGSNYQRGSLPCPPKPRQEEGDRQSHLEEDAGRVDGETVPWDADFLLGMATVQECKSFRNTAKGSIYIQELCRQLMWSAERSEMDDMLTVLTRVNREVSKGEYLNYKQMPEPKYTLTKKLVLKFV